From a region of the Verrucomicrobiia bacterium genome:
- the mntR gene encoding transcriptional regulator MntR produces MPKASPSQSAEDYLERIHELIEQKGYARVVDIASSLKVKQASVTVMVQRLAEAGYLKYEKYRGLVMTDEGRAVAVRIQDRHTTLSRFFSLFGLDPETQHQDIEGIEHHLSADTVKVLADLARFFEENPATLKRFQTSRRSIGK; encoded by the coding sequence ATGCCGAAAGCATCGCCGAGCCAAAGCGCCGAAGATTACCTGGAACGGATTCACGAGCTCATCGAGCAAAAGGGATATGCGCGGGTGGTGGACATCGCCTCTTCGTTGAAAGTCAAACAGGCGTCGGTCACGGTGATGGTGCAGCGTCTCGCTGAGGCGGGCTATCTCAAATACGAGAAGTATCGCGGCCTGGTGATGACGGATGAAGGCCGCGCGGTCGCCGTGCGCATTCAAGATCGGCACACAACACTCTCCCGTTTCTTTTCGCTGTTCGGCCTCGATCCCGAAACGCAGCACCAGGACATCGAGGGCATCGAACATCATCTCAGCGCGGATACAGTCAAGGTGCTAGCCGACCTTGCCCGGTTTTTTGAAGAGAATCCGGCGACGCTGAAGCGATTCCAGACGTCACGACGTTCGATTGGAAAATGA